AAAGCCTGAAAGTGAAGAACAATTTACAGAGCTGGGTATAGAAATAATCAAGCTGGAGACTGACAAAGTCGGGATCAAAGACATGCTGAAGAAACTGGGTGAACGGGGTATTACTTCTGTCTACGTAGAAGGCGGAGCCGAGGTGCATGGCAGCTTTTTAAAAGAAAAAGCCTTCCAGCAGGTGATTACGTATATCGCTCCAAAGCTGCTCGGCGGGAAAAATGCTCCGGCTGCATATGGAGGCGAAGGCATTGCCCAGCTTGAGGATACAGTTTCTTTGGAAATTATTGATGTAAAACAAATTGGCCGGGATATTCGGATCATCTCTGAGCCGGTCTAAAAGGAGGTTTGTATGTTTACAGGTATTATTGAAGAAATTGGGACGGTCGCGAATATTCAGCATAGTGGCGAGTCATTTGTCCTGACAATTGACGCAAAAAAAGTCCTGACAGATGTCCATCTGGGAGACAGTATTGCTGTAAACGGGGTATGCTTGACCGTCACCTCATTTACAGAAAATCGATTTACGGTTGACGTTATGCCGGAAACGGTCAAAGCATCCAGTTTGAAAACTGTCAAAAGAGGCTCGAAGGTGAATTTGGAAAGAGCGATGGCAGCGGGCGGACGGTTTGGCGGCCACTTTGTTGCCGGCCATGTGGATGGAGTCGGAACCATTATAGGGAAAAAGCAAATTGAGAATGCGATTTACTATGAAATTCAAGCTGACCCTGAATTGCTGAAATATGTCATCATGAAAGGCTCTGTCGCTGTTGACGGGACGAGCCTGACTGTATTTGGGATCTCAGAAGAAAGTCTAACTCTATCGCTAATTCCGCTTACCCTTTCCGATACGGTATTAGGGTTCAAGGGGACAGGCGATATCGTCAACATCGAATGTGACATGATCGGCAAGTATGTAGGGCACTTTTTGAGTAACCAGTTTCCGACAGCCCCAAAACGAGGAAACAATATTACAGCCCAATTCTTAGAGGATAATGGGTTTATGTGAGGGTGATGAAAATGTTTGATCCGATTGAAGAGGCTATATATGAACTCATGCAGGGAAATGTAGTCATCGTTTGTGACGATGAAGACCGTGAGAATGAAGGTGATT
This DNA window, taken from Mesobacillus boroniphilus, encodes the following:
- the ribE gene encoding riboflavin synthase, whose translation is MFTGIIEEIGTVANIQHSGESFVLTIDAKKVLTDVHLGDSIAVNGVCLTVTSFTENRFTVDVMPETVKASSLKTVKRGSKVNLERAMAAGGRFGGHFVAGHVDGVGTIIGKKQIENAIYYEIQADPELLKYVIMKGSVAVDGTSLTVFGISEESLTLSLIPLTLSDTVLGFKGTGDIVNIECDMIGKYVGHFLSNQFPTAPKRGNNITAQFLEDNGFM